The DNA sequence AAAATAGTATCGCATCCGGATATGAAGACTTGATCTCCAGATACTGTCTCATCATTGGCGTATGTTCGGTTTGCTGGGTCATAGGGGGTGTCTGAATGGAATGGTGAGCAATCCTAACAAAATCGAGGATTACTGTAAAACAAAACCTGAAGCCGGATGCAGAAGATTATTACGTGCGCGTCCGGAATCCCTAAAAAAACTCTCAATTTCGCACAATTGTGTTCGGGAAACGTTACTGGCGGGTCTTGGCAACAGAGAAAACCACGTTTCTGCCGCTTGCCTTGCCACGATACATGGCCTGGTCGGCAAGCTCGATCAACTGCATCTTGGATTTGGTGTCTTCAGGGTAACAGGCATAGCCAAGACTGGCGGTAATATGAATTTTCATGCCGTCACTGGCAAGAAAACGGTGACGCTCGATCGATCTCCGGATCCTCTCGGCAACGCCGGCAGCGGTCTCAAGACCGGTTTCCACAAGCAAAATGGTGTACTCATCACCGCCATAACGGATGACGGTATCAATCTCTCGAACCGAATTTTTAAGAAGTTTGCCGACTTCTTTCAATAACTTGCTGCCGACCAGATGACCATGGGTGTCGTTAATATCCTTGAACTGGTCGATATCAAGGAAGATGACCGAAAGGTTTGTGCCGTAGCGTTCAGCCCTTTTCACCTCACGCTCCATGGCAACTTCCAGATAGCGATAATTAAAGAGCCCGGTCAATTCATCAATGTTTACCAGGTTCCGTGCAGACACATATCTTGCAGCATTCTCATAGGCCAGCGATGACTGATCAAGGAGAAACGAAAGGTTTTTCTGGTTTATCGAGTTGTCCAGCCGCTTCCCTTCCTCGTTAAACATCATTATTACGCCCTGCACCACAGAATTAATCCGTACTAGCAGGATCAGCAGATCGTGCAGGTCGTGAATCTCGCCAAGATCCGGCTCGGCATCCATACAACCAGGCAAAAAGATCTGATTCACAGATTGTTCATCAGCTGGCTTGAACCGGCCGAACATTAATTCTCCCAGACGGGCGGCAGCCTCCTCGTTGAATCCTCTCAGTTCCCTGATTGCAAAAAGCGCCTCTTCTGAGAAATAGCCGATGCAACGATTCGTCCCAACCTCCTTGGCAAGGGAGTCGACAACCAGGGTGTAGAGACGGTCCAGTTCCAGGCAGTTTGCGATCGCCTGACTGACCTGATAGAGGTTGACCAGTTCCCGCAACTCCAGGTTCTCGTCTAGCAACCGCCTCTGCTTGATACACAGAGAGACCGCATGCTTGAATTCATCATGGTTGATCGGTTTTACCAGGTAGTCACGGGCACCATGCTTGAGTGCATAGATTGCCGTCTCCATGTTTGCATGGCCGGTAACAATGATGACTTCTATTGCCGTATCGAGCTGTTTGATCTTTTCCAGGACATCCAATCCACTGGCATCCTGCAACACCAGATCGATAACAGCGACATGAAATTGCTTAAGGCTCAACAAATCAAAGGCATCATCAGCTGATGACGCAGTATCGACTTCATAACCTTCATCTTTCAAAAGGTCTGAATAGATCTCGCGGAAAAACAGATCGTCTTCCACTATCAGGATGCGTTCCATCAAGCCCTCATATCGCTAAAAAATGCGCAAACAGCTGTCCTCTTACATTATCGGTCAAATTCAATAAGTGTCAATCCGAACAGGAGGATATTTCCGTGAGTTATAGCTGCCGGTCAACGGGTTTACCGTGAGCTCAAGGCTGCCGTCAAGATCGGTCCGGTGCACCTGCGACCCTTGTTTTTTGAGATCAGCAACTGTCTCAGAAGCAGGAAGATGAAAATTATTGCCATAACCTGACGAGATGACGGCAAGCTGTGGTGAGGCCGCCTTTAAAAACGGGAGAGAACTTGAATTGCGGCTGCCATGATGAGCTACCTTCAATACGGTGGACTGCAGCTTTTGTCGGCTGGTGAGCAGGTTCGCTTCAGATTCAAGGCCTGCGTCACCGGTCAACAGCAACGAGAAACGGCCAAGAACCAAGCGAAATACTAAGGACTCTTCGTTGACATCCAGGTCATGGTAAGCAATGGCTTTACCGCTAGCGGCGGGTCGAGGTGGGGCAAGTGGCTCTATAATAGCCCCACCAGTGATGAAGGGCGACACGCTGCCATTTATGGTCCTTTTAATCACGCCTCGTGAGTCCAATACCGCTCTTAATTGCAGATATGCCGGAGATTCGTAGGCATAGCCACTTTCCCAGAACTCGCTGACCCTGAAGTTTCTGGCTATGAACAGCAGTCCTTTGATATGGTCCGGATGAGGATGACTGAGGACCATTCTATCAATCCTGTCAACACCTAAGCTCCAGAGTGCAGGAGCAATTAGCCTTTCACCGGCATCAAAACCATCTTCATATAGAGAGCCTCCAGCGTCAACCAGCATGGTGGACCCGTCCGGGAACCTGATAAAGGTGCTGTCACCATGGCCGACGCTTAAAAACATTACCTTAAGCTTGTCTTTATCCGCAGCTGAATCGCCAAATCTCACCCACACGGCCAACGATACGAGCACCAAACAGGCAGTCAACCTGTTTCTTCCGGTCTTAATAAGGGTGAAAACTGCCAGAACGAGTACAGAAATGGCCACTTCCAATGCCGATGGGGTAAACCTTGGAAGTTGCGGAATACGATCGAGCCAGAACATTACCTGATTTGACAATGATACCAGTAGAGCGGCAAAAGCAAGCAGAGGTTGAGAAAATAACGGCATTAGAGGAGCGAGCAACAGTGCTGCGAAACCGGCAACAACAGCGCCGTAGCCGAGGAGCGGTACAGCAACAAAATTGCTCAATAGCCCGATCAACGAGACCCGATGAAAACTGTAGGCAACCGGCAACAGGGTTGCAGCTATTGCTGCAGCTGAGACTGCGCAGAACTGAAAGATCCGGAACCAAATGCCGGTCCGGACTCCGGGGTACCACCCCATCAAAAACGGAGCAATAACCAGGATTCCCCACAAGGCGAGAAATGATAGTTGAAATGAAATATCAAAGAGCGTTTCAGGATTAACAGCCAGAATGACAAGTGCGGCCAGAGCAAGCATATTCACGGAATCGGTCTCACGTTCAAGAAGAAGAGCGAGAAAACAGGCGGAAAACATCAATACTGACCTGACCGTTGCCGGCGCGCAACCAGAAATTAGCAGATAGGAGACAATGAACGGAACTGTTGCCAACATCAATTTCCAACGAATATTGTAGAGCAGCAATCTGTCGCTTTGCCCGGCAATCAGCGCTAGCAACTGATAGATGACAAAGGCCATAATCCCCAGATGAAACCCTGAGATCGAGAGGATATGATTGACACCGGTTCGGGAATATAACTCTTCGATCTCAGTTGATACATATCCCCGTTCTCCAACCAACAACGCTTTAAGCACTCCGGATTCAGGGGGCTGGACTGAAGAGTCGATGAAGCGGCACAGCCAACGCGCAGAGTCATCAATGCTACGTTGAAGCGGAAACCGTGCCTTCTCCTGCAGCAGTTCAAGACCAGCAGCATCAGCAAGATAACCGGTTACAAAGATCTCCTGCAAGGCGAGAAAACGACGGAAATCATACTCGCCCGGTATCCCGTAATTGCGGGGCTCGCGCAATCTCGTTGCCAATTTAATTCTGTCACCGGTCATGACCGACAGATCCCGCCCCACGACTGTTATCATGATACGGCCTGTTGTCTTAACACCATCAACGGACTCAGCTTCAAGAAAAATCCGGGTGGAGCGTTCTTTGAGTTGTGGTCTTTGGCAAATGACACCGACCACGACGACAGGAGACTCGGAAAGCTTTCGCGAGATATGGTCTGCTGGAAATTGCGGTTTGATATGGGGAGTTACCGCTACGCTTCCCCATAACAGCGAAAGCAGGGA is a window from the Geoanaerobacter pelophilus genome containing:
- a CDS encoding GGDEF domain-containing response regulator, coding for MERILIVEDDLFFREIYSDLLKDEGYEVDTASSADDAFDLLSLKQFHVAVIDLVLQDASGLDVLEKIKQLDTAIEVIIVTGHANMETAIYALKHGARDYLVKPINHDEFKHAVSLCIKQRRLLDENLELRELVNLYQVSQAIANCLELDRLYTLVVDSLAKEVGTNRCIGYFSEEALFAIRELRGFNEEAAARLGELMFGRFKPADEQSVNQIFLPGCMDAEPDLGEIHDLHDLLILLVRINSVVQGVIMMFNEEGKRLDNSINQKNLSFLLDQSSLAYENAARYVSARNLVNIDELTGLFNYRYLEVAMEREVKRAERYGTNLSVIFLDIDQFKDINDTHGHLVGSKLLKEVGKLLKNSVREIDTVIRYGGDEYTILLVETGLETAAGVAERIRRSIERHRFLASDGMKIHITASLGYACYPEDTKSKMQLIELADQAMYRGKASGRNVVFSVAKTRQ
- a CDS encoding DNA internalization-related competence protein ComEC/Rec2, with amino-acid sequence MEKPLLLPLVALMLGIGATSYLGSTLSYWIILPAVLSLLAGILFRRRPLLFIGISLLSLLWGSVAVTPHIKPQFPADHISRKLSESPVVVVGVICQRPQLKERSTRIFLEAESVDGVKTTGRIMITVVGRDLSVMTGDRIKLATRLREPRNYGIPGEYDFRRFLALQEIFVTGYLADAAGLELLQEKARFPLQRSIDDSARWLCRFIDSSVQPPESGVLKALLVGERGYVSTEIEELYSRTGVNHILSISGFHLGIMAFVIYQLLALIAGQSDRLLLYNIRWKLMLATVPFIVSYLLISGCAPATVRSVLMFSACFLALLLERETDSVNMLALAALVILAVNPETLFDISFQLSFLALWGILVIAPFLMGWYPGVRTGIWFRIFQFCAVSAAAIAATLLPVAYSFHRVSLIGLLSNFVAVPLLGYGAVVAGFAALLLAPLMPLFSQPLLAFAALLVSLSNQVMFWLDRIPQLPRFTPSALEVAISVLVLAVFTLIKTGRNRLTACLVLVSLAVWVRFGDSAADKDKLKVMFLSVGHGDSTFIRFPDGSTMLVDAGGSLYEDGFDAGERLIAPALWSLGVDRIDRMVLSHPHPDHIKGLLFIARNFRVSEFWESGYAYESPAYLQLRAVLDSRGVIKRTINGSVSPFITGGAIIEPLAPPRPAASGKAIAYHDLDVNEESLVFRLVLGRFSLLLTGDAGLESEANLLTSRQKLQSTVLKVAHHGSRNSSSLPFLKAASPQLAVISSGYGNNFHLPASETVADLKKQGSQVHRTDLDGSLELTVNPLTGSYNSRKYPPVRIDTY